Proteins from a genomic interval of Undibacterium parvum:
- the lspA gene encoding signal peptidase II codes for MATKKRSAAPTANKFVSKSSGNSLVPWLGLAAIIILLDQLSKITVTKLFTYGETLSITSFFNLVLAYNKGAAFSFLAAESGWQRYFFTAIGVVASLFIIYLLKQNAGQRLFCWALSLIMGGALGNVIDRLLYGHVIDFLDFHYKELYHFPAFNIADSAICIGAGLFILDELRRVKK; via the coding sequence ATGGCAACCAAAAAACGCAGCGCAGCCCCCACAGCAAATAAATTTGTGAGCAAGTCATCCGGCAATTCTTTAGTTCCCTGGTTAGGACTGGCGGCAATTATCATTTTGCTCGATCAACTCAGCAAGATCACGGTCACCAAATTATTTACTTATGGCGAAACGCTATCGATCACCTCTTTCTTCAATCTGGTGCTAGCGTATAACAAGGGCGCGGCATTTAGCTTTTTAGCGGCAGAATCTGGCTGGCAGCGCTATTTTTTCACGGCTATCGGTGTGGTCGCATCCCTCTTCATCATTTATTTGCTCAAGCAAAATGCCGGTCAGCGCTTGTTTTGCTGGGCTTTATCGCTGATCATGGGTGGTGCACTCGGCAATGTCATCGACCGTTTACTGTACGGCCATGTGATTGATTTTTTAGATTTTCATTACAAAGAGCTTTACCATTTTCCGGCTTTCAATATCGCCGATAGCGCCATTTGCATAGGGGCCGGCTTGTTCATACTCGACGAACTGCGCCGCGTAAAAAAATAG
- the orn gene encoding oligoribonuclease: protein MSQATEIQASTSKPAKPNEMNLIWVDMEMTGLDPDKDVIIEVAVVVTDMQLNVIAEGPVFAIHQADEIMDKMDAWNKGTHGRSGLIERVKTSTVTEADAEKALIEFLKLHVPNGKSPMCGNTICQDRRFMARGMPKLEAFFHYRNLDVSTLKELCRRWKPELLSGFKKHQKHTAMADIIESIEELKYYREHFIKE from the coding sequence ATGTCACAAGCGACCGAGATACAAGCAAGTACGTCGAAACCAGCCAAGCCAAATGAAATGAATTTGATCTGGGTCGATATGGAAATGACCGGTTTAGACCCGGATAAGGATGTGATTATCGAAGTTGCGGTGGTGGTAACCGATATGCAGTTGAACGTGATTGCCGAAGGTCCGGTATTTGCGATTCATCAAGCCGATGAAATCATGGACAAGATGGATGCCTGGAATAAGGGCACGCATGGTCGCTCTGGTTTGATAGAAAGAGTTAAAACCTCTACCGTGACCGAAGCCGATGCCGAGAAAGCCTTGATAGAATTTTTGAAGTTGCATGTGCCTAACGGTAAATCGCCTATGTGTGGTAACACCATTTGCCAGGATAGACGTTTCATGGCGCGCGGCATGCCTAAGCTGGAAGCGTTTTTTCACTACCGCAATCTAGATGTGTCGACGCTGAAAGAGTTGTGCCGTCGATGGAAGCCTGAACTTTTAAGCGGCTTCAAAAAACATCAAAAACATACCGCCATGGCAGACATCATAGAATCTATCGAAGAGCTGAAATACTACCGCGAGCATTTCATCAAGGAATAA
- the dut gene encoding dUTP diphosphatase produces MKNIDLKIIDSRMTDLLPAYGTPGSAGLDLRACIDAAITIKPGETVLIPTGLAIHIDNPGYAAMILPRSGMGHKHGIVLGNLVGLIDSDYQGQLMVSTWNRGQSEFVLQPMERLAQLVIVPVLQVGFNIVEEFGDSQRGEGGFGSTGKH; encoded by the coding sequence ATGAAAAATATAGATCTCAAAATTATCGATTCCCGTATGACAGACCTGTTGCCAGCTTACGGCACGCCGGGCAGTGCCGGTCTGGACTTACGCGCCTGCATCGATGCCGCCATCACCATCAAACCGGGTGAAACCGTATTGATACCAACCGGCCTGGCGATCCACATCGACAACCCTGGCTATGCCGCGATGATCTTACCGCGTAGTGGCATGGGCCACAAACACGGTATCGTATTGGGTAATTTGGTCGGCCTGATCGATTCAGATTACCAGGGTCAACTGATGGTCTCGACCTGGAACCGTGGTCAGTCCGAGTTTGTCTTGCAACCGATGGAAAGATTGGCGCAACTGGTGATCGTCCCTGTCTTGCAGGTGGGCTTCAATATCGTGGAAGAATTTGGCGATAGCCAACGTGGCGAAGGCGGCTTCGGCAGCACGGGCAAACATTAA
- the coaBC gene encoding bifunctional phosphopantothenoylcysteine decarboxylase/phosphopantothenate--cysteine ligase CoaBC produces the protein MSLAGKKIVLGMTGGVACYKVAELTRALGKAGASVQVVMTQAATQFITPVTMQALSGNTVYTDQWDARIANNMPHIDLSRDADLIVIAPCSTDFIFKLAHGACDDLLSTLCVARPAHIPLLIAPAMNVEMWQNPATQRNVAQLRADGIQVLGPAAGEQACGETGMGRMLEAAELFSEIIASFQTKSLRGKHLLITAGPTFEPIDPVRGITNLSSGKMGYAIAQAAWQAGATVTLISGPTALAAPYGVRRIQVQTAQQMHDAVMAQLASQPSDVFVAVAAVADWRVANASNQKLKKTSDSDTPQLEFALNPDILASVAALKNAPYCVGFAAESEKLLEYGAAKRIKKNIPLLVGNIGHATFGSDDNELVLFDKNGHQHIARADKLTLAQGLITEIAARINK, from the coding sequence ATGAGTTTAGCCGGTAAGAAAATTGTCTTGGGCATGACCGGTGGTGTCGCTTGCTACAAAGTGGCCGAACTGACCCGCGCGCTCGGTAAAGCTGGCGCGTCGGTGCAAGTAGTCATGACGCAGGCGGCCACCCAATTCATTACGCCCGTCACCATGCAGGCATTATCCGGCAACACGGTCTACACCGACCAGTGGGATGCGCGCATCGCCAATAATATGCCGCACATCGACCTCAGTCGCGATGCCGATTTAATCGTGATCGCGCCCTGCAGCACCGACTTCATTTTCAAACTCGCGCATGGCGCTTGCGATGATTTGTTATCGACGCTATGCGTGGCAAGACCTGCGCATATTCCGCTACTGATCGCACCGGCGATGAACGTAGAGATGTGGCAAAACCCGGCGACCCAGCGCAATGTCGCACAGCTGCGCGCCGATGGCATACAAGTACTTGGCCCGGCGGCAGGCGAACAAGCCTGTGGCGAAACCGGCATGGGACGCATGCTGGAAGCAGCAGAATTATTCAGCGAGATCATCGCTAGTTTTCAGACCAAGAGCTTACGCGGCAAACACCTGCTGATCACCGCCGGCCCAACTTTTGAGCCTATCGACCCGGTACGTGGTATCACCAATCTGTCTTCAGGCAAAATGGGCTATGCGATTGCGCAGGCCGCCTGGCAAGCCGGGGCAACTGTCACCCTGATCTCTGGCCCTACCGCTCTGGCAGCGCCGTACGGGGTGCGTCGCATACAAGTACAAACCGCGCAGCAAATGCATGACGCTGTGATGGCGCAATTAGCTAGCCAGCCTAGTGATGTCTTTGTCGCGGTAGCGGCAGTGGCAGATTGGCGCGTTGCCAATGCCAGCAATCAAAAACTTAAAAAGACCAGCGACAGCGATACCCCGCAATTAGAATTTGCACTCAATCCCGACATCCTCGCCAGCGTCGCCGCATTGAAAAATGCCCCGTATTGCGTGGGCTTTGCGGCTGAATCAGAAAAACTGCTGGAATACGGCGCTGCCAAACGCATCAAGAAAAATATTCCACTTTTGGTCGGCAATATTGGTCACGCCACTTTCGGCAGCGATGACAATGAATTGGTTTTGTTCGATAAGAACGGCCATCAACACATAGCACGCGCTGATAAGCTGACACTGGCGCAAGGCCTGATCACAGAGATTGCAGCTCGTATCAACAAATAG